Proteins from one Catenuloplanes atrovinosus genomic window:
- a CDS encoding helix-turn-helix domain-containing protein — translation MVIHLDTRDLPPEHRADALREAMLKATVPAAVRLEQPAEARLGFWRLGTATSVYSHEGSGLQLSRGPDELREAAPDLVALAVQTSGVGDYRQHGICRTVRAGDLMLVDLTAPYDYRWTGTGGSFAVQVEHGRLGLPVETIRRAARHLDRDPATYRMLRDHLVQLRRDVDGIDALPGPAALVGTATASLVRALIMTAADQPADADDRLARIRYWVMRHLGDPDLSPARIADEHDISLRTLYNLWRHPTLSLAQWIMRERLEAVRRDLTLPSPQPIGAIAQRWGFADATHFSRRFRAEYGISAREWRHLHRG, via the coding sequence ATGGTGATCCACCTCGACACCCGCGACCTGCCGCCGGAGCACCGCGCCGACGCGCTCCGGGAGGCGATGCTGAAAGCCACCGTGCCGGCCGCGGTACGGCTGGAGCAGCCCGCGGAGGCCCGGCTCGGCTTCTGGCGGCTGGGCACCGCGACCAGCGTCTACAGCCATGAGGGCTCGGGGCTGCAGCTGAGCCGCGGCCCCGACGAACTGCGCGAGGCGGCGCCCGACCTGGTGGCGCTGGCCGTGCAGACCTCCGGCGTCGGCGACTACCGCCAGCACGGGATCTGCCGCACCGTCCGCGCCGGTGACCTGATGCTGGTGGACCTGACCGCGCCGTACGACTACCGGTGGACCGGCACCGGCGGATCGTTCGCGGTGCAGGTGGAGCACGGGCGGCTCGGGCTGCCGGTGGAGACGATCCGGCGCGCGGCCCGCCACCTGGACCGCGATCCGGCCACGTACCGCATGCTGCGCGACCACCTCGTCCAGCTGCGCCGCGACGTGGACGGCATCGACGCGCTGCCCGGCCCGGCGGCGCTGGTCGGCACCGCCACCGCGTCCCTGGTCCGCGCGCTGATCATGACGGCGGCCGACCAGCCCGCGGACGCGGACGACCGGCTGGCCCGCATCCGCTACTGGGTGATGCGGCATCTCGGCGACCCGGATCTCAGCCCGGCGCGGATCGCGGACGAGCACGACATCTCGCTGCGCACGCTCTACAACCTGTGGCGGCATCCCACGCTCAGCCTGGCGCAGTGGATCATGCGGGAGCGGCTGGAGGCGGTGCGCCGGGACCTCACGCTGCCGAGCCCGCAGCCGATCGGGGCGATCGCGCAGCGGTGGGGGTTCGCCGACGCCACGCACTTCAGCCGGCGTTTCCGCGCGGAGTACGGGATCAGCGCGCGGGAATGGCGCCACCTCCACCGCGGGTGA